One segment of Capnocytophaga sp. oral taxon 878 DNA contains the following:
- the msrB gene encoding peptide-methionine (R)-S-oxide reductase MsrB yields MKTFLFTLFASSLFTACAQRPASQNNEATSEQTIQTMTQTNNQKNSNIYFAGGCFWGTEHFFKQIHGVIATEVGYANGKTSNPTYDEVKTGETGFAETVKVTYSPQLIDLTKLLSLYFKTIDPTSVNKQGNDRGSQYRTGIYYTNTSEKPLIEKAIAQLATQYTRPIVVEVLPLHNFYKAEEYHQAYLDKNPGGYCHISSALFEMARQANTPKVAKGNYQKPSQAELRKQLTPEQYAVTQESATERPFANEYWNEFREGIYVDITTGEPLFISTDKFESGCGWPSFSKPIDKKLITEKTDRSHNMTRTEVRSKVGNAHLGHVFTDGPKDKGGLRYCINSASLRFIPKENMEKEGYGTYLKLLDK; encoded by the coding sequence ATGAAAACCTTTTTATTCACCCTTTTCGCCAGCAGCCTATTTACTGCTTGCGCACAACGGCCTGCCTCTCAAAATAACGAGGCTACTAGTGAACAAACTATTCAAACAATGACACAAACAAACAACCAAAAAAACTCCAACATCTATTTTGCTGGCGGATGCTTCTGGGGCACCGAACACTTCTTCAAACAAATACACGGCGTAATAGCCACCGAAGTAGGCTACGCCAACGGCAAAACCTCCAACCCCACTTATGATGAGGTCAAAACCGGCGAAACAGGCTTTGCCGAAACCGTCAAAGTAACCTACTCCCCCCAGCTTATCGATCTTACCAAGCTCCTCAGCCTATACTTCAAAACCATTGATCCCACCTCTGTGAACAAACAAGGTAACGATCGTGGCTCACAGTACCGCACAGGCATCTACTATACCAACACCTCCGAAAAACCTCTTATCGAAAAAGCCATTGCACAGCTCGCCACCCAATACACCCGCCCCATAGTAGTCGAGGTACTCCCCTTGCATAATTTCTATAAAGCAGAAGAATACCACCAAGCCTACTTAGACAAAAACCCAGGTGGTTACTGTCACATTTCATCTGCCTTGTTCGAAATGGCTCGTCAGGCCAATACACCCAAAGTAGCCAAAGGCAACTACCAAAAACCCTCACAAGCCGAACTCCGCAAGCAGCTCACCCCCGAGCAGTATGCCGTAACCCAAGAAAGCGCTACCGAGCGCCCTTTCGCCAATGAGTATTGGAATGAGTTTCGCGAGGGCATCTATGTCGATATTACAACAGGCGAGCCCCTGTTCATATCTACCGATAAATTTGAATCAGGCTGCGGATGGCCTAGCTTCTCCAAGCCTATCGATAAGAAACTCATCACCGAAAAAACCGATCGCTCTCATAATATGACCCGTACCGAAGTACGCAGCAAGGTAGGTAACGCCCACCTCGGCCACGTCTTCACCGACGGACCCAAGGACAAAGGCGGTCTGCGCTACTGTATTAACAGCGCCTCACTTAGGTTCATACCCAAAGAAAATATGGAAAAAGAAGGCTACGGAACCTACCTAAAACTCTTAGATAAATAA